The genomic DNA CTCTTCAGCCGGATGCGGGAGCCCGTCTCGTCAATGATGTCCACCGCCTTGTCCGGCAGGAACCGGTCGGAGACGTACCGCTCCGAGAGCTTCACGGCCTGCTCCAGGGAGGCATCGGAGTACTTCACCCGGTGGTGGGTTTCGTACCGGCCTTTCAGCCCGCGCAGGATATCGATGGTCTCTTCCACGCCGGAGGGCTGGACGAAGATGGGCTGGAACCGGCGCTCCAGGGCCCCGTCCTTCTCGATGTGCTTCCGGTACTCGTTCGGCGTGGTCGTACCCACGCACTGCATCTCGCCCCTGGAGAGCGCGGGCTTCATCATGCTCGAGGCGTCCACGGAGCCTTCGGCCGCCCCCGCGCCCACGATGGTATGGAACTCGTCGATAAACAGGATGACGTTGTCCGACTGGGTGACTTCCTTCATCACCGCCTTCAGGCGCTCCTCGAACTGGCCCCTGTACTTGGTCCCGGCGATGAGGCCGCCCAGGTCCAGCGAGACGATGCGCTTGTTCAGCAGGTTCTCCGGCACGTCGCCGTCGACGATTCTCTGGGCCAAGCCCTCGACGATGGCCGTCTTGCCCACGCCGGGCTCCCCGATAAGGGCGGGGTTGTTCTTTATCCTCCTGCCCAGTATCTGCATGATGCGCTCTATTTCGGTATCGCGCCCGATGACGGGGTCCAGGGCCCTCTCCCGGGCAAGCTGTGTCAGGTCCTTTCCGTACTCGTCCAGTGCCGGCGTGTTGGATTTCTTCTCCCTCGTGCCGGTGGAGGACTTCATGGAAAGGTTGATGGCAAGCTGCCGGACCCCGAGGATATTGGCTCCGAAGCTCCTGAGGATCTTCCCGGCGATGCCCTCCTCCTCGCGCACCAGGCCCAGGAGGAGATGCTCGCTTCCTATGTAGTTGTGCCCGAGGAGCCGGGCCTCCTCCACCGCCAGCTCCAGGACCTTCTTCGCCCGCGGGGTGAACGGCACGTCCCCGAAGGTCATGATGTTGCTTCCGATGGGCAGGTTCCGTTCGATCTCCATCCGGAGCTCGTCGGGGGACAGACCCATCTTCTTTAAAATGGCAACAGGCAGAGAGTCCTCATCCCGAAGGATGGCCAGCAGGAGGTGCTCGGTGCCGAGGTAGTCGTTCTGCCTCCGCTCCGCCTCCTCCTTGGCGTAAATGATGACCTTCCGCCCGCGTTCCGTAAACTTCTCAAACATAGTTACCTCGTAAAGCGTCCTGTGTTGGCGCCCTTTTTAGACGTGTTCTTAAGTGAATTGTACTTCCTCATCCGAATAAATGTCAAATGCTCACCACTTGAATTTATAGGGTTTTCCGCTCCATCTCTGCCTATAATGATATTTTTTCAGCCCCGGTCAAAGGCAAGCTTCCGAACTATGGAATCCCTTTTCCCAGGTGTGCTAGACTAGGGGGTTTAAGGAGCCCGCATAACAAGCCTGCCGGGGGGGAATCGACGAAGTGGGGAAGAACATCGTCCAGAAGGTATTGGCCGAGCACCGTGTCCACGGCGATATCGCCCCCGGCGCCCGCGTGGGGCTGCGCGTTGACGAGGTCTACACACAGGACGCGACGGGCACCATGTGCTGGCTTCAGTTCGAAGCCATCGGCGTCGACCGGGTGCAGGTGCCGCTGGCCGTCTCCTACGTGGACCACAACACCCTCCAGACGGACTTCATGAACGCCGACGACCACGCCTTTCTGGAGAGCGCGGCCCGCAGATTCGGCGCCTGGTTCTCCCGCCCCGGAAACGGCATCTCCCACCAGGTGAACCTCGAGCGGTTCGCCGCTCCCGGGCGCATCGCTCTGGGCACGGACAGCCACACCCCCACCGGCGGCGGCATGGGCATGATTGCCGTCGGCGTGGGCGGCCTGGACGCCGCCACCGTGATGGCCGGGGCCCCCTTCGAGCTCAAGACACCCCAGGTGGTGCGGGTCAACCTTACGGGCTCCCTCCGGAGGCCCTGGGTGACGGCGATGGACGTCATCCTGGAGCTCCTGCGGCGGCTCACGGTCAAGGGCGGGGTGGGCAAGGTGATGGAGTACGGCGGCCCGGGGGTCAAGGAGCTCAGTGTTTTCGAGCGGGCCACCATCACCAACATGGGGGCCGAGCTGGGGGCCACCACGAGTGTCTTCCCCAGCGACGAGCGGACCCTTCATTTCCTGAAGGCGCAGGGCCGGGAGTCGGACTGGCGGGAGCTCCGGGCGGATGACGACGCCCCCTATGCCGAGACCCTGGAGGTCGACCTCACCGCTTTGGAGCCTCTCACCGCACAGCCCCACAGTCCCGACAACGTCGTCCCGGTGCGCACGCTCGCGGGCACGCCGGTCAACCAGGCCTGTATCGGCAGCTGCACAAACTCCTCCTACCAGGCCATGCGCGAGGTGGCCTCCATCCTGCGGGGAAGGACCGTGGCCCCGGGCGTGAGCCTCCTGGTGAATCCCGGCTCCAAGCAGGTCTACGAAATGCTTTCCCGCGAGGGCTACGCCGCCGACATGATAGAGGCCGGCGCCCGGATGCAGGAGTCCGCCTGCGGCCCCTGCATAGGGATGGGCGGGGCCCCGGGAAGCGGGCACGTCTCGGTCCGCTCCTACAACCGCAACTTCCTCGGCCGGAGCGGAAACAAGAACGCCTCCGTCTACCTCATGAACCCCCTGCTCTGCGCCCTCTTCGCCCTGAAGGGCCGGTTCGTGGACCCCATGGGCACGGACATCGAGGTCGAGCGGTTCGGGGAGCCTTCCCGCTACCACGTCAATGACAACCTGCTCATCCCCCCCGCAAAGGACACTGCCG from Nitrospirota bacterium includes the following:
- a CDS encoding aconitate hydratase is translated as MGKNIVQKVLAEHRVHGDIAPGARVGLRVDEVYTQDATGTMCWLQFEAIGVDRVQVPLAVSYVDHNTLQTDFMNADDHAFLESAARRFGAWFSRPGNGISHQVNLERFAAPGRIALGTDSHTPTGGGMGMIAVGVGGLDAATVMAGAPFELKTPQVVRVNLTGSLRRPWVTAMDVILELLRRLTVKGGVGKVMEYGGPGVKELSVFERATITNMGAELGATTSVFPSDERTLHFLKAQGRESDWRELRADDDAPYAETLEVDLTALEPLTAQPHSPDNVVPVRTLAGTPVNQACIGSCTNSSYQAMREVASILRGRTVAPGVSLLVNPGSKQVYEMLSREGYAADMIEAGARMQESACGPCIGMGGAPGSGHVSVRSYNRNFLGRSGNKNASVYLMNPLLCALFALKGRFVDPMGTDIEVERFGEPSRYHVNDNLLIPPAKDTAGVKIIKGPNIKDVPVKKPLTDTLEAEVALVLGDNITTDDIMPAGSKVLPLRSNIPAIAEYVFSGLDSAFSRRVKDMKEFIVVGGENYGQGSSREHAALAPMHLGLQAVIAKSFARIHRANLINFGVLPLVFVHRADYGKVERGDRLRLAGVMDCLAGSVCTVENLTRGTSFEVVSNLGEREAELLRKGGLLPFTRKVVLGDAEAGKAGTVPPESHASRSGDEGI